A stretch of the Perca flavescens isolate YP-PL-M2 chromosome 10, PFLA_1.0, whole genome shotgun sequence genome encodes the following:
- the slitrk2 gene encoding SLIT and NTRK-like protein 2, producing MLSGVILLSVLTVTSLSPSETESRKTSASKEICKSRCTCDERENILNINCESKGFTTVSQFQAPPNKISQFFLNGNFLSRLSANEFVNYGNVTSLHLGNNGLQEIRTGAFNGLRFLKRLHLNNNNLEVIKEDTFAGLESLEYLQADYNYISAIELGAFSKLNKLKVLILNDNLLLSLPPNIFRFVLLTHLDLRGNRLKMLPFSGVLEHIGGIMEIQLEENPWNCTCDLIPLKSWLDTISVFVGDIVCETPFRLHGKDITQLIKQDLCPRKNAGERAHPPSDSHFQGALPPTYHPGVITPSRPPKASRPPKMRYRPTPRITKDKHVFGPIMVYQTRSPVPMLCPSVCVCTSQNPDSGLNINCQERKLHNISELNPKPSYPKKLHLTGNYLQVIYRTDLTEYSSLELLHLGNNRIAVIQEAAFENLTNLRRLYLNGNYIESLSQSLFAGLQSLQYLYLEYNIIKDILPHTFNSLHNLQLLFLNNNLLRSLPDNVFGGTMLTRLNLRNNHFSYLAVRGVLDQLSAFIQIDLQENPWDCTCDIVALKNWMELSSTSVVVNEITCDSPSKHAGRLLRSLRNEAICPEPSEAPPPQHAPPTKAPTLISPGTEATTPSSSSSFSSVSPTESRIHTPELHPEVPLSVLILGLLVVFILSVCFGAGLFVFVLKRRKGVEHVPTGANNLDLNSFQVQYGSYTPEPTQDKISESHVYNYIPPPVGSMCQNPIYMQKDGEQVAYYRNLKELSFGPFDAKKDVLSRSPGAYTISTMDFMDKSPTSCGLASPDPPEMLYQNLGERPHKELPTAAGAPPFHYNFCTLPKRPCIVPPYEAATARRHITNQDRLNKTVLYGTPRKYYGAEHLSKNNEHPLLLPGKLKTEPDYLEVLEKQTAMSQL from the coding sequence ATGCTGAGCGGCGTCATCTTGCTGAGCGTCCTCACGGTCACCAGCCTGTCACCGTCCGAAACGGAGAGCCGCAAAACTTCAGCCTCCAAAGAGATCTGCAAGAGCCGCTGCACCTGCGACGAGCGGGAGAACATCCTGAACATCAACTGTGAGAGTAAAGGATTTACCACCGTCAGTCAATTCCAGGCGCCCCCAAATAAAATCTCCCAGTTTTTTCTAAACGGAAACTTCCTGTCACGGCTCAGTGCCAATGAGTTTGTCAATTATGGCAATGTCACCTCACTGCATCTGGGGAATAACGGCTTGCAGGAGATCCGAACCGGCGCATTTAACGGGCTGCGCTTCCTGAAGCGGCTCCACttgaacaacaacaacctggAAGTGATTAAAGAGGACACATTTGCGGGACTGGAGAGTTTGGAGTATTTACAGGCGGACTATAATTACATCAGCGCCATAGAGCTGGGCGCTTTCAGTAAGCTGAACAAGCTCAAAGTGTTGATCCTGAACGACAACCTGCTGTTGTCTTTGCCTCCCAACATTTTCCGCTTTGTGCTCCTCACCCATTTGGATTTACGCGGTAACCGGCTCAAGATGCTGCCGTTCTCCGGGGTTTTAGAGCACATAGGCGGCATCATGGAGATCCAGCTGGAGGAGAACCCGTGGAACTGCACCTGTGATCTGATTCCCCTCAAATCCTGGCTCGACACCATTTCCGTCTTTGTGGGGGACATAGTGTGCGAGACGCCATTCAGGCTGCACGGTAAAGACATCACTCAGCTCATAAAGCAGGATCTGTGCCCGCGCAAGAATGCTGGCGAGCGCGCTCACCCCCCCTCTGACTCTCACTTTCAAGGGGCCCTGCCCCCGACCTACCACCCCGGCGTGATCACCCCCAGCCGTCCTCCGAAAGCTTCCCGCCCGCCCAAAATGCGCTACAGGCCCACCCCTCGCATCACAAAGGACAAACATGTCTTTGGGCCTATAATGGTTTACCAGACACGCTcccctgtgcccatgttatgtcccagtgtgtgcgtgtgcacgtcACAGAAccctgacagcggactgaacaTCAACTGCCAAGAGCGGAAGTTGCATAACATCAGTGAGCTGAACCCCAAGCCCTCATACCCAAAGAAACTCCACCTGACCGGTAACTACTTACAAGTGATTTACAGAACGGATCTGACCGAGTACAGCTCACTGGAGCTGCTTCATTTAGGAAACAACAGGATAGCTGTGATTCAGGAAGCTGCATTTGAGAATCTAACAAACCTCCGACGGCTCTATCTGAACGGGAATTACATCGAATCCCTTTCTCAATCCCTCTTCGCTGGCCTGCAGTCGCTCCAGTATCTGTATTTGGAATACAACATTATCAAAGACATTTTACCACATACTTTTAACTCTTTGCATAACCTTCAGCTGCTTTTCCTGAACAACAACCTGTTAAGATCGCTCCCTGACAATGTTTTCGGCGGCACCATGCTTACACGGCTCAACCTGAGGAATAACCATTTCTCCTACCTCGCGGTTCGAGGGGTTCTAGACCAGCTTTCGGCGTTCATCCAGATCGACCTACAGGAGAACCCCTGGGACTGCACGTGTGACATTGTGGCGCTCAAAAACTGGATGGAGCTGTCCAGTACCAGCGTCGTGGTTAACGAAATCACTTGCGATTCGCCGTCCAAACACGCAGGTCGCCTGCTGCGCTCGCTTCGCAACGAAGCCATCTGCCCCGAGCCCAGCGAGGCACCCCCGCCACAACATGCACCCCCTACGAAAGCCCCCACGTTAATAAGCCCTGGCACCGAGGCCACCaccccttcctcctcttcttcttttagcTCAGTCAGCCCCACCGAATCCCGAATCCACACTCCTGAGTTACACCCCGAGGTCCCGCTCTCAGTCCTGATTCTCGGGCTTCTTGTTGTTTTCATCCTTTCAGTCTGCTTCGGCGCAGGCCTCTTTGTTTTTGTCCTGAAGCGGCGCAAAGGAGTGGAGCATGTCCCCACGGGCGCCAACAACTTGGACCTCAACTCTTTCCAAGTGCAGTATGGCTCCTACACTCCTGAACCCACCCAGGACAAAATCTCTGAGAGCCACGTTTATAACTACATCCCCCCACCTGTTGGCTCCATGTGCCAAAACCCGATTTACATGCAGAAGGATGGCGAACAGGTGGCGTATTACCGCAACCTGAAGGAGCTCAGCTTCGGGCCCTTTGACGCAAAGAAGGACGTCCTCAGCCGCAGCCCAGGGGCCTACACAATCAGCACAATGGATTTTATGGATAAATCTCCAACATCATGTGGTTTGGCCAGCCCGGATCCTCCCGAGATGTTGTATCAAAACTTAGGGGAGAGGCCCCACAAGGAGCTTCCCACAGCTGCAGGCGCCCCTCCTTTCCATTACAACTTTTGCACTTTACCTAAGAGACCTTGCATCGTGCCCCCCTACGAGGCTGCGACAGCCCGGCGGCATATCACCAACCAGGACAGGTTGAACAAAACCGTCCTGTACGGGACCCCCAGGAAATACTACGGGGCTGAACACCTTTCCAAAAACAATGAGCACCCGCTTCTTCTCCCTGGGAAGCTAAAAACAGAACCAGACTACTTGGAGGTTCTGGAGAAACAGACTGCGATGAGCCAACTGTAA